The Triticum aestivum cultivar Chinese Spring chromosome 5A, IWGSC CS RefSeq v2.1, whole genome shotgun sequence genomic sequence accacccgcacctattttctagcaaatctgaatctcgagggcgagattcatcttaaggggggtaggtttgtaacatcataattttcaatttggatgtcatacataggtcatcatatgcatatcatattttatttgcattttggttgtgatcctcgacatcttaagcaactcaaggaccccagggagagagttggaggtttcacatatttttcatatttgaatttttcaaatttggaaaagggggtcaatttgattttaatatttttctctccaattatttccaatattaaaaaaagtgaagataatatgacttcttcaaaagggaggaatattggagaagaaattttaaaatcaaatttatattttatttggattctatttgctattttatttgaattagaaaaatatgcatttttgaaaatttcatttttaggccagaaaatgttcactttgttctaaataataggtttagatggtgaaaattgtttctagtATTtttagaattatatatatatatattaagatTTTCTTCGGGCGAAATTTTATTTAACAAAAAAGTTcattgcccgactgggccgaaggcccagccgagcaggccggcccgcgtcgcccgccgcctccctctccaacTCGAGACAGGAGTCCCGAGCTTCGCCGCTGCTGCCCCTCCCGCAAGGCACCGCCGCCTCCCTTTATATACCGCacccaccccgccgcctcctccctcacctCGTCCGCAGCCACCGTCGCCGCCTGCCGCCCGCTTGTGCGCCGCTGCTTTGCCTCGCCGCCTTGCCGGGGTTCCGCTACCGCCGTTGAccgccgtcgtcgtgaactggtataAAAACCGTCTCGGTTCGCCGGTTCGTTTTCGGTTCttcggtttagatcggtttatttttttagggttagggttttctcgaTTTTTACATTCGAATCTAATTTGCGGACACTCGTCCGTTAATCTGCAGTAGCGAACAATGTTCGTTCGTTTGGTTCtgttaacgaacattcgttcgataggtttttatttttattttattttcggccagggacctatccacgaatacTTTTCTCAGAAGttagtccctaatcttcaaaccctcgcaactttttgctcgttcgtccaaatctagtgaaaccaatgccaaaatcttcgtcttgttcccctctttccatataaccaacttgaacatggttttgacaaattaaaatttggttgcaagcagatttgaattcaaacttttttgatcgtagtttgagtttcctTGTTCCGATttggttgtttctttttgcaaatcgaagctcttcagttgaactttcagtttggatcttttcatttgagttttacccttgcatcttatgcttgagtgctcatgtatgctattgtttgttcaggatagagttttcggagtgcgaagcgtgctactacgagtcattagggttttcagatcgtcagcaaggcaagtaacactttgatcatatcccttattacccagtttttatgcattaatctcaatccttaaacattgcatgagtaggatctgtttaacatgtgggtatttgggaagtagctgttgaggtagtgcctattgctcttttattcaaaccttgggagttactacgttacgcttattatactttgctatgctatgctcgtagatgtggtttagtttgagtgattcatgacagttgtgagtattaTTAAGGACTaagggtttacttaaggtggctactttaacacacatctgggtggattggtttgtgggcacctggggaaatccagtgttgtccaaaggagaatcccggggtatctgtgtgatttttcctatggttcgccacctaggctcaaagggatcattatgttattcatgctagaaactttcgtgtgcagccacaagccattatggactctggcatagttgagtaagttgtgggaaacctttccataatgggctagcagatgtaggggattgtaggtgtaccggcctatctatcggttaagatGACCTCTtaggaaagactgtgtctcggtcatctgtttctcaaacaccatgcagtgtgagaaatacaacagaggagatcgagtcttgtgaggaaaaatgcgcaaacctctacaaagtgtataaactaatcatggttagccgtgtccccggttatggacatcttgagtatctggtgcttgaatttctatgttgatctcatcactttacttaattaacttgttggggttaatgattattaatttggggttgagatggggttaccattctcaatgttttcaacaaactttgtagttacataaaaatatattcctttgttgtaggggaaaactagctttatgcaaaagataaccatagagcctccaccggccatatatgcatatagttataacTGTTACTTGTTCATtactctatagtgttatcttgccagcatattccatgtgccgacctacacaggctgcaacgtattatgttgcagagttttcaagagtaaggtgcgctagggcgttctcatgcactcagctatgtcgttggagttgatggactcgtttACCTTCGAAacttccgctgttatcttacttagatggccttcagccatattattgtaataagtactctctttgagacattcgatgtaataagtgtgtgattgaactctattataaatcctcgagtactgtgtgtgtcagcattaccgatccaggaatgacacttatacatagagatttgaccgactaaggtcggatcgctacaactACACTAGTCTATGACCGGCTGCGGAGGGTCACTTTGTCATCCTCATGTCCAGCAGCCCGCTCATGGACTGTCGGGAGCCGCGGATGTATATTCTTCCCCCGTATCTTCACTATGTCCGGTTGTGCCACTCATCGAAGTGACAAAGAGGGTGCTTTAGCCAGAGGGGAAGGGGGCTCCACTTTCGTGGAGCCTAGGCTGACCCGACCGGTTGTACAAGCCGACGACGTACCGGCAGTGGCCATTTTGGGACCCAAGCGGTGGCGGCCTGGCGTATTCTTCTTTCCCTTGAAGTTGCCAAGACGGACACGACATCCATCGACTCGTCGATCTTCGTGTAGCCGAGATCTTTCTCTGCCGGCAAGGTGTAGTTATGCGCGCGTTGACGACAGATGGCACGGTCGCAGGCACGAGATGCAGCAACGTAGGCCTAGGATGCGCAGTACGACGCGACGTCGTCCACGACTGTGACGATGCATTTGCCATCGTGTTGTCCTGGAGCAACTCGATGCTCCTCCACGAGCTGGCTTGGAACGACGAAGTGTTGAACCACGCGCCGGTTTGGAGCGGCAACTTCCTCCCTCGGTCCAGGCGATGAACCGgtggcggagccaggaatttgGTGCTGGGTATTCATTgtaatttttttttttgcaatgcaATGTAAATGTATACTAAATCACTAAGCTCCCTCGGGTAGAAAGCCCCAGGAGCGATTCAGCTAAATCTGCTCTTTCACACCTCTTTTTTTTTTGCACTGtgagcctcttacagaaatgtagggaaaggctgcgtactatagacccaaagtggtcggacccttccctggaccctgcgcaagcgggagctacatgcaccaggttgcccttttttttctAAACTTCCTTTGGAGAGGATCGAACCGATTTGAGAAATCGTATTCTTCTCAATAATCCTGTACAAAAATTCATATGTAGGATAACTGCCTATGTAATCTATTTGCTGCTCATGTTAATTGTTGTTTGCAGGTTCAGGAGCATACTTTTCTAAGTCAATTTACTGTTGCTGCTATACAGTCACAACCAACGAGGGGACGAGCGCGAGGCCGCGAGCAGAGTAGCCGAGAGAATGGGACTTGCGGATGGCTGGACGCTTGGAGGTGCTGCCGTGCTGGTGGCTGGTGCGGTTGTCGCTGCAGCGCCGACGCCGGCAGCGGCAGCTAGGTCGATTCTGTTGGTGAACGAGTTGAGGGCTGCGTGCCGTGGGCTCGACTTCGCGTGGCCTGTTGCCTGGGCTGGAGCCTGAAGAATGGATATGTATATCTGATTTTTTATTGGGCCAAATCATGGGTATTCCATGGAATGCCCAAGAATACCCCTGGCTCCGCCATTGCGATGAACCCCAGCCTGCTTTATGCCAGAGCACTGCTCTTCCTACTCGTCTGGAGCCATCgaaagggtggagaaaatggtggaaggaggggATGGGGAGCGAACTTGGTGGTGTGATTCTGGCCTCGCTTAAATAAAGGGCGGGCGGGAGGAACTTGCTGGGTGTTGCATTTAATGTCGGCCCGCTCGTGAACGGACGTGTGCCTGGGTTAGGTTCCTCGGCTTCCAGGCGGGTTTAATGAAGGTGTTTGAATGCGGCGAGAAGGCATGCTCAGCCGAGCGTGTAGCGGGCGGCGCCTTCGGGCGGCGCACCGCTTCAACGGCGGAGGCAGTGAAAGGTCGCGTCCGCACTAAGCCGTCTTCAATGTGGAGCAGCGTGCTTTACAGCGGCATGAATGCGAACAGCTGACGCCGGACAGGAACGCGTGCGGGCGAGGGAAGAAGGGTTTGGCTGGGACAGGCAGTCAAAAGCGGGCGTGGGAGCGGTCTAAATATATACTACTATTAAAGGGCAATCTGCCGTCGTCGTGATGGTTCAACCAGCTTCCTTCCCCGTTGCCACTCTATTTTTTTCCATGTACCGACGTCCCCCGTTCAGTACGCCCAACTGATTTTCCCACGATCGATCCCACTCCGTTCCCACGACGCAGGGGCCTCTCGGCCTGGAGGCGCTGCTCCTTGGCCACGACCCCCACGAGCCCGCAACCTTGCATTCGCTCCCCTCGATCAAGACTCTGCCTGCAGGAACTCGAGCAGCCACCGCCGCCATCAACATCCCCGCACCCCTCCAGGCCTTGTGCAAGCTCATGGGGCACATGCTCGGGTCTCCGGCTCTCAGCTACCAGCAGCAGTCTCCTGCTCCCTCGCTCCGGTCCTCCCTCTGATTTGTCTCGGTGATAGGCTCTCGCCGTTCCGGGCCTCCGCTGGAGTAAGATGACGACCACCATCTTCGTTGTGCAGGCGGACACGAAGCTTTTGGGTGATCCTCTCGAAGCGGGATGAACCACCTCGGCGGCTCCGGCAACAACAGGGAGTGCAGCGTCATCTGTCCTGGTCTGTATGGTACTAGCGTTTTTCCTTTGATTTCTTTCTTGGATGGGTCTTTGGTTGGAATTTTTGTTGCCAGTGCCCAGCGGTACCATTGGTTGGCCCGACAGTACCATGGCGAAGTATGGGTAGGCAGTGCAGGGTGTGTTCAACAGCAGTAAGCTAGGTTGCCCTCTATATGCCATACAGTACATGGCGCGCAGGATATATCCAAATTAAAGGTAAGCAGTAACATACAGAAGCCCCTTAAGTTTTTCTATTATCTGAAAAGAAATCATCGCGAGCCTGAATCGAACTATTGCCTGCTGAATTGTGCCATTGCAGTGTGTGGGACTTGTGTTTCTAAAATAATAAAAGGGCACATCGATTTTTTTTTTCTCGATTGAATGGAAAACTATATAGAAGAAAATTCATGGTTAAAAATAGTTCTATTCGTTGGAAGAAGTTGAGTGAATAGAAGAGTTTTAATTGGTGTGTAAACAATTATGTGTGCATCAGAATCCTGGCATGTGCCTGATCGGGAACTCTGGGGAATCAACACTGACCCAATTATGTTTCAATCAGCAAATGTAAACTAAAGAGTATTTCGTTCACCACAACAAACTAGCTCATCTTCTTGTAAATGTTTTGGCTGCCAGAACATTTTTTTTGGAATAAATAGACTAAAAATGTCATAATTTTTGCTATTGTTAGTTCTGCAACCTATTGCTTATATACATTAAACGCTTCAGATTAGGTGGTCTCCTGTTGAATTTCAAAGGTGCAAGGATTCTGTAGTACGAGATCTTAAAGAGAGGGCAGCCATGGTCACAAGAATGAAGGTGGAGTGGAGAGAAAGATGTCTCTCTCTGTGTGGGCTTGCTTTCTCACAAGGGATGCCCATTCTGTACCTGCACAATACTGTCTTCCATTTTCTTATGAGTTTTGCAGCTTCAAGTAAATGTAAATATAGTCCAAGGTTACCTAATCTTATACTACAATTTCAGAGTTTCCTTATATGTTTTTTATAGGTTCAACAGTACATGTTCTTACTGCAATTTTGACATTCAGTTATAATTGTGTGGTGCATATCCTTTCAACATGCTGAATAAATTAGGTCAACATCCATGTTGAGAGCCAAATCCATGCCGGGTGTAGCTTCAATGGCTAATacacatatttctacaccatggTTGGCCGGTGGCAAAGCAGTTACAGCTGAAATGGACGGCCTTCGCGCAAGATTAGATTAGATGAAGACAAGCGTTTAAAATTTTATTTCGTTGAAGCCTCAAGCCAACTAAGCAAAATAGACCATGTAGCATAATTCAGTTGTATTAAGTTTCTTCATGGTAGGCTTTTTTTATTATGGAGATGGAGGCCGGGAGAGGGAGGGGATTTGTTTTAGTCTGTTATTATTTCTTAATAAGAAATATACAATACATGAGTACCATTTCACACTCAAAATGTATCTCCATGCGTCTACCTATTGCTTTTATTAGCCACCTTTAATGCAAGCGAAACACTATTGATTTCACAAATCCTCCGAAGTTTCACGAAGGTTCCCAAGTGATGGTAAGGCAATACGACTGACTATTGAACTGATGAAAACGAGAAGATAactggcaaaataaaaaaaaacgAGTGAAAATTGAAGGACTAAATTATGATCTTGAATATTCAACTGGTTGGTCCATAAAAAAAGAACAAATAATCAATTGATTTGATTTTCTCTTACAAGTACAAGATTACGAAAAGAGGGTTCAACCATCGTTGCTTGAACAAAGATGGGGGAAGGACGGCTGGGAAGGAATATGTCTGTCGACTTGCAAAAGGAAGGTGGATAAAAAAAGGCACCATGATTATGCGAACGAGTGACATTATTTTTGAATTAGACTAATTGTTTGATAGCAATATATTTTTATCCCGTGTGACGCACGAGCCATTGTTTTGACCAAGGCATTCAGTAATACAAATCAAAATATTATTTTGAATCGATAAATATTATATATTCATAGAAATACAAGATCAAAGACAATTATCCAGGATGGAAGAAGCGACAACATGCCATCATGTTCAACAAAACAATTATTTGATCGCTaccccgtggcaacgcacgggcattaaaCTAGTTCCCATAAAGTCTCCTTGTGTGTCTGAGGTTTGCGACGCTCTAGAAGGTACCACACACCACCCACCCACTCGTGTACCTCCCATCCGGAACCACCTTGACACGCGTTGCACCAGGGACACGTTAGGTGCTTCCGAGACCACACTACACTCCCCGACGCACAGGATGGCTCGAATGATTCTCCGCAGAGCCACAGACCACGCGAGACGTGACGACGGCTACGTGAGTCTCACTCAGCCGGGTCACTCTCCACTCTCCACTCTCCAGCTAGTAGGAGCTAGCTAGCTGCCGGGTCCGAGTCCGGGCGACATGGACGGCCGCCAACCAAAAGCGCAAAACAACACGGGCCGGAAAGGGAGCGGCCACACCGTAGACCGTAGACGACGGGACGTGTGGCCGTCGAGCCAGAGGCCACCCGCGCCGTCCGttcccgcgccgcgccgcgcccccACACCACACCCCACGCGCGGCCGTGCTTCACATGGCGGGCGTGCGGGCGGAGCAGAGGAGGCCAAACCCAGGCCGCCGTGCCTCTCCTCTCCAccacctaagggcatctccagccgttggcccttcAGGAAAGACAAAAAATCGCCTCCTGGAAGCGCACtggcgctaaaccgcgcactgggggcgtgatgccccccagtcacGGCGTCCACGGTTagtcaaaaaaatcaaaaacagcGCAAACATgactcaaatttaacgcaaacatcgacgagttcgttcaaacttaaatatattttacaaaaaaagaaaaaaaaactaccgcgggctacccccgccgtctccctcgccgcccgtccacgcggttctacatgccgaggaggctgtagaaccgcgtgtagtcgtcgtcgtcgtcgtcgcccccgcctacgcctccgccgtccctgctgcatccctcccctggttggcgcggcgggttggacggtccgggggcgtcgtcgtcgtcgtcgctgtcgaggaccacgacgccgtgctcgtcctcgcgcccacgcttgcgggcggtgATCTCCTcaagggcccggcgctgccggaccatctcatcgcggaggtagtcgtcccgcgcccaccgcaggGCGTCCTCGTCGAAGAAGCCGcgtcgggctatctcctcgtactccgcggggaggccgggctccggcttgggctcgacgaggacgaagcggccggtgggtggggaggcgttggcgccgatgcggacgccggagctgtaGGTGCGCGCGCTGACCGGATGCCGTGAGAcatcaatggcgcaggctgaccggcgcggcagctttGGTATCGATTCGCCGCggaaaacgaggcgatgaggacgacgaagagccgagaagagagccgtgtcgctgacgcggtgggcccgcggctttttcgcgccaaaaaaGTTCGCTCGGCGCCCCCGGGCGCCTTCCAGCGCGCCGGATTCGGCCTGaatccgccggcgctgttttcggtccaggccggcgaaaatcgggcttctGGGGGTGCGACTGGATCGATTTTTCAGCGCCGGCGCAAAAAAAACGCCTGAAGAGGCCTTCAGGGGGCgaggctggagatgccctaattcATGTCGCGCGCGCCCATAAAACCGATGCCCTGCGCTACAACAGCCTCCAACAACCAGCGTCATCAACAGTGCCCACCGTCTACGAGACCTTGAGCTCGTCTCGCACCGTGCCCGCGCCTGCGGCAGAGAGAGAAGCAGCCATGCTGGTCAGGAGCGCGTCCACGCCGGTGCTCGGCGCGCTGCACGCCAcctccggcgccggcggccactCGCCGGCCGTCCACttcgccgagtcctcgcccacgGTCGCCTACCACCCGCCGGCCATCTCTTGCAGCCTGtccgccggcggtggcggcggctcggcCTCAGACCACGAGcgctcccgcggaggcgggggcggCCTGCGCCGCGCGTGCTCGGACGGCAACCTCGCCGCGCTGGGCGGCCGCGCGGAGGACCACCACCACCTGCCGCCGCGGCCCAGGCCGGCGCTCGAGACGATCCGGTCGTTCACGGCGCGCGACGGGGccaggggcgaggaggaggaggaggacgatgaccaAGAGACGAGCTTTGGGCAGTTCGGCTTCGGCAGCACGTACGCGCAGGAGCACCCGCTGTTCCTGGCCAGGGGCCTCGGGATCGACCGGCTGGGCTCGGGCCTGCTGAGCGCCGACTGCGGGGGCGGCATCGACGGCGGCTCCGGGGGAGGCTACCTGGTAGCCtccggcggcgggggaggggaCCGCTCCGGCATCGAGATCCACTACAAGAGGCTCATCGAGGAGGACCCCTGCAACGGCCTCTTCCTCAGGAACTACGCGCAGTTCCTCTACCAGGTACGCACTACCCTCGCTGCTCTGCTCCAGTGCCGCCATTGCCGCGGCCGGCGATTGCACTTCAGAACTCAGATCCggagataaaagttctaacaatggCGCCAACGCGACGTTCGGAATGTTGCAGGTGAAAGGGGATCGGCGTAGGGCGGAGGAGTACTACTCCCGCGCGATCCTGGCGGACCCCAACGACGGCGAGCTGCTGTCGGAGTACGCCAGGCTGGTGTGGGAGGTgcacggcgacgaggagcgcgccTCCAGCTACTTCCACCGGGCGGCCAGGGCCGACCCGCACAACAGCCACGTCCTCGCCGCGCAGGCCGCCTTCCTGTGGGACACCGACGATGGCGCCGGGCCCGAGGACGACGATGCCACGAGCTACGCCGGGTTCCTGGCCGCTCACCCGTCCATGGCTTCCGCCACGAGCTGAACGGAGCCTCGCCGCTGTCCCTCTCTGAAGCTGACGTTGATCGGAGCTCGTCGCTTCAGACCTTCAGTAGCAGACTACGTGTAGTAGATTCCCAATAATTGTACTGCCTGCTCTAGTGAACAAGTAGATCTCGCAGATCCTTTCGAGTGTTGCATTTCGTCAGTCACTTGTTGGTTTACTGCGTTGCATCCCTTGAAACAGTCGGTCCCACAGCACTATGATCCGATTCAAGTGCAGATTCAAACGAGTGATCATCAAACAGAGCAAATTGGCAACTCCACCTTACGATTCTAGTATAGGAGAAACAGGAAAATCCTATTCAAATGTGACCCAAGATGTCTTCATGTAAAACTAAAGCCTGTGCAAACAATAACAATGGAACTAACTGCAAATTCACAACATATGCATGTCCTCTCAGTAGGTGGAgaagagtactagtactacttcaCATGGGCAATTTTCCTGTTACCAAAAACCAAGTCCACGGCAACAATGTCCCCTTACCAAGCAAACATCTTCACATGGAAGGAGTTCAAGTTGCAATTTCCAGTTAGACAGGTTCAGTGGTGCCAAGCCTCTGTCCCAGAGTTACACAACACACAGGCTGAAACAAACTTATTAGCCAACCACCAACCTCATGTGGTTGCACTGAAGAAATGTGTCACATGGTACAAATTGATCACAGAAAAGGGAGGCATGATTTCAACGGATCTAGCAGCAAATGTTCTCTCCTTCAAAAGAAATCTGATCCCTACCTTCTTCCAGGCCAGATGAAACTAGGCGGCTGCAGATGGGAGCAACATGAACTATGCTCGAGACCCGGTCAGAGATCCTTGACGATTTCGATGCCCATTGACTTGGCCGTGCCGATGATGGACTTGCACAGGGCCTCGAGCGACATGTGCTTGCAGAACGGGTCGGTCTGCTTCAGCTTCGCGATCTCGTAGACGTGGCGAAGTGAGAGGGACGTCACCATGTTGTGGCCTGGCCGGCTGCTTGCTGTCTCGACGCCCGCTGCTTTCTTGAGAAACCATGAGACCGATGGCGACTTGACTACAAACTCGAAAGTGCTGTCCTTGTAGGCGGTCAGCGTGACTTGCATCGGAGTTTCCGCCTTGTACTTCTGTGTCCTTGCATTGAAATCCTTGCAGAAAGCCATCAGATTGAGCCTGTAGAAACCCAGAGCTGGTCCGACAGGGGGTGCGGGACGGGCTGCTCCAGCAGGAACTAGGAGGCGGATTGTCGCTAGAATAGGCTTCCGCGTTGCCACATCTTTAAGTGTTGCCATGTTGCTCTCCTTTAGCAGACCTGCAGTGAAAACcagcatcaatcaatatgacaGGTTTACTAGGAACTACTTATCTCAAGTTATCAGTGGCCAGTGGAAATAATAAGTAACTAAAATGAAATCCAATCAAAAGGGTAATTTAAGTGATTAACAAACAAGGATTTCTCAAACAAAATGTTCTTGTCAAACAAAAAGGTTTCTGAAGTAAACTCGAAGTGTTCTTGGTCCGCCTTCTTAGAAACTTGTCAATTGAAAAAGGTGTACAATTTCCCACAAACAAACTATGTGACGAACAATGGATGAACAACAATGCAATTTGTTGCAAGAATGTCCCGCATAATAAACTTTGCCCAAAGAGACTGTTTTGGTAAAAGGGGTTTCTTCAGCAAAAGCATGTGTCCAAAGCACAAAATGCAGACTCCTCAGTAACTTGCCTCCAATCATTACTCTGAATTAAAACACAATTTAACAAACATACCATAAGGCTAAGATAGGCTAAATACCCATAATTATATGTCTAAGTGACAAATTCAGACTTCATCAGTTACTTGCCCCCAATCAGTACTCTGAACTGAAAACACCATGTAGGCTAAGATATGCTAATGCAAAATAGTTGTATGCCCTTTAGCATCGCCAAAGGAACATAGCACAACACCTACCACTTGGGAAAATTCAAATTACTAACAACTTCCTCACAAGCAGCATGCCACGGCCATTAATGTCTGAACTGTAACAAAGCAGGTACAGGGCAAAGTTCTTCCTAGCAATGTAATGCTTCGACCATGTTTCAGCCAAACCTCGTGGTGCAATGGTATCTAAATAAACAAGATTTCTACATTCACATTAAGCACCAACTATCTGCAGGTCGCTTTCCAGTAATTGAGATAAAAGAGAAGGCTCCGGCTCTTTACCCCAAACCCCGAACAAAGTTGTAACTATCATCTTATGACAAAAGAGACAGTTTTTGGACAAGTTTGGTTAACAAAGGCATGCATCTGATTGACAAATTCGGGCTTCATATGTTACACGCCTCCAATCGTTACTCTTGTACTGAAACTACACGTTGTAAGCATACATATGTCAAAGTTAtgcctaatactccctccgtccgaaaatacttgtcattaaaatggacaaaaagggatgtatctagaactacaatacatctaaatacatccccttttattcattttgatgacaagtatttccggacggagggagtacaaaataatTGCATGTCCTTTAGCACTGCCATAAGCACATAACACTACACCTTCCGCCTAGAAAATACTACGAACTATAATGAAAAAACTTACTGAAAGTGGCATGGGCAGCAGTCAATTAACAGTCTGAACTACACTAGTATCTGCTGATAGCCCAGGCAACGAAGCAAGTACACAGGAAAAGGTTCTTCCTAGCAATGTAAATACACAATAGTGTATGCCCCTTTAGCACAGCCATAGGAACATAGCACAACACCTCCCACTTGGGAAATTCAAACTACTAAGAACTTCCTCACAATAGGCATGCCACAGCCCTTAATGTCTGAACTGTAACAAAGCAGGTACAGAAAAAAGTTCTTCCAAGCAATGTAATGCTTCAACCATGTTTCAGCCAAACTTCATGATGCAATGGTATCTAAATAAACAAGATTTCTACATTCACATTAAACACCAACTATCTGCAGGTCATTTTCCAGTAAATTGAGATAAACGATAAGGCTCCGGCTCTTCACCCCAAAATGACCAAAGAAACTGTTTTTGGAGGATTTTAGTTAACAAAGGCATGCATCTAAGTGACAAATTCGGACTTCATATGTTACACGCCACCAATCGTTACTATTGAACTGATCCTAGCAATGTGATGCGTGGAGCCTGTTTGAACTGATTCTCTTGGTGTGATGGTATCTAATTAAACAAGATTTGTACATTCATATTGACCACTGCTTGC encodes the following:
- the LOC123105916 gene encoding uncharacterized protein, yielding MLVRSASTPVLGALHATSGAGGHSPAVHFAESSPTVAYHPPAISCSLSAGGGGGSASDHERSRGGGGGLRRACSDGNLAALGGRAEDHHHLPPRPRPALETIRSFTARDGARGEEEEEDDDQETSFGQFGFGSTYAQEHPLFLARGLGIDRLGSGLLSADCGGGIDGGSGGGYLVASGGGGGDRSGIEIHYKRLIEEDPCNGLFLRNYAQFLYQVKGDRRRAEEYYSRAILADPNDGELLSEYARLVWEVHGDEERASSYFHRAARADPHNSHVLAAQAAFLWDTDDGAGPEDDDATSYAGFLAAHPSMASATS
- the LOC123105917 gene encoding 54S ribosomal protein L19, mitochondrial, translating into MATLKDVATRKPILATIRLLVPAGAARPAPPVGPALGFYRLNLMAFCKDFNARTQKYKAETPMQVTLTAYKDSTFEFVVKSPSVSWFLKKAAGVETASSRPGHNMVTSLSLRHVYEIAKLKQTDPFCKHMSLEALCKSIIGTAKSMGIEIVKDL